TTTGctggaagattcagaccaaaagaaacgaatccaacactctcagcaaccttctaacacgttcctagtttatatgttaattcaatatctaaagatatttttaatatatttcctaaatatatcctaaatgtaatatagagaacccaaaccttaaaaaaaaatttctaaaaattaatttaacatatcgtaattgtgtaaaagagagtaaaaatgaaaatgttcatatgttaaaagtaaatattgttaattttttgttgtttatatgttattttgagtatgtaaattttaaagaaaagagtgtctaaatttttttataacaattaccatgcaaaatttagagtaaagagtcatatactcaatcttttgcatattattttctaatgaaagtagttgaatttgattttattgattttgtagtaattaaataatctgattatgagagatttatatatatatatatatatNNNNNNNNNNNNNNNNNNNNNNNNNNNNNNNNNNNNNNNNNNNNNNNNNNNNNNNNNNNNNNNNNNNNNNNNNNNNNNNNNNNNNNNNNNNNNNNNNNNNNNNNNNNNNNNNNNNNNNNNNNNNNNNNNNNNNNNNNNNNNNNNNNNNNNNNNNNNNNNNNNNNNNNNNNNNNNNNNNNNNNNNNNNNNNNNNNNNNNNNNNNNNNNNNNNNNNNNNNNNNNNNNNNNNNNNNNNNNNNNNNNNNNNNNNNNNNNNNNNNNNNNNNNNNNNNNNNNNNNNNNNNNNNNNNNNNNNNNNNNNNNNNNNNNNNNNNNNNNNNNNNNNNNNNNNNNNNNNNNNNNNNNNNNNNNNNNNNNNNNNNNNNNNNNNNNNNNNNNNNNNNNNNNNNNNNNNNNNNNNNNNNNNNNNNNNNNNNNNNNNNNNNNNNNNNNNNNNNNNNNNNNNNNNNNNNNNNNNNNNNNNNNNNNNNNNNNNNNNNNNNNNNNNNNNNNNNNNNNNNNNNNNNNNNNNNNNNNNNNNNNNNNNNNNNNNNNNNNNNNNNNNNNNNNNNNNNNNNNNNNNNNNNNNNNNNNNNNNNNNNNNNNNNNNNNNNNNNNNNNNNNNNNNNNNNNNNNNNNNNNNNNNNNNNNNNNNNNNNNNNNNNNNNNNNNNNNNNNNNNNNNNNNNNNNNNNNNNNNNNNNNNNNNNNNNNNNNNNNNNNNNNNNNNNNNNNNNNNNNNNNNNNNNNNNNNNNNNNNNNNNNNNNNNNNNNNNNNNNNNNNNNNNNNNNNNNNNNNNNNNNNNNNNNNNNNNNNNNNNNNNNNNNNNNNNNNNNNNNNNNNNNNNNNNNNNNNNNNNNNNNNNNNNNNNNNNNNNNNNNNNNNNNNNNNNNNNNNNNNNNNNNNNNNNNNNNNNNNNNNNNNNNNNNNNNNNNNNNNNNNNNNNNNNNNNNNNNNNNNNNNNNNNNNNNNNNNNNNNNNNNNNNNNNNNNNNNNNNNNNNNNNNNNNNNNNNNNNNNNNNNNNNNNNNNNNNNNNNNNNNNNNNNNNNNNNNNNNNNNNNNNNNNNNNNNNNNNNNNNNNNNNNNNNNNNNNNNNNNNNNNNNNNNNNNNNNNNNNNNNNNNNNNNNNNNNNNNNNNNNNNNNNNNNNNNNNNNNNNNNNNNNNNNNNNNNNNNNNNNNNNNNNNNNNNNNNNNNNNNNNNNNNNNNNNNNNNNNNNNNNNNNNNNNNNNNNNNNNNNNNNNNNNNNNNNNNNNNNNNNNNNNNNNNNNNNNNNNNNNNNNNNNNNNNNNNNNNNNNNNNNNNNNNNNNNNNNNNNNNNNNNNNNNNNNNNNNNNNNNNNNNNNNNNNNNNNNNNNNNNNNNNNNNNNNNNNNNNNNNNNNNNNNNNNNNNNNNNNNNNNNNNNNNNNNNNNNNNNNNNNNNNNNNNNNNNNNNNNNNNNNNNNNNNNNNNNNNNNNNNNNNNNNNNNNNNNNNNNNNNNNNNNNNNNNNNNNNNNNNNNNNNNNNNNNNNNNNNNNNNNNNNNNNNNNNNNNNNNNNNNNNNNNNNNNNNNNNNNGTTTGATGCGCACTAAGAGTTCTTCGACATtaataaattgttaattatagATTTCTATCAATGTAAGTCCATTTAGATACAAGTGAAACCATTCATTTCGTTGTTCCCATACATTTGGTTCCCATATACATTTTCGTCATttaatttggtgaaataatAAGCATGAAACTGATCCATTAATcaaaatctgaaaaagaaaagttatatatttttgtaacaccATCAAAATGTTTCAATAACACTCTTTTCTTTATATCATTTTGATGTTTATAAAACATAATCTATTCACGTCAATTACCACCGAAAATCACAGACTTGACGAGAAGGAAGAATCGAAAAATTGTTGCACAACTGTAGGACTTGTAAACCTCAAATCAAAAGGCTAGGACAACGTTTAATACAACGTTGGTAGCAGTCGTTGCTCGGGCCACAACCGACATCACAATTCTTGAGACACAAAGCACGTTGATCTATTTTGCTGGTACCTGAAAAaagataaacatttttttttcacttttttagCACAATGGGTCTAAAACCATGCGatagaaacaaataatttgGAGTTATAGACAGATAGGGAGGGTTTGTTTATTATTACTTCCAGGCCAAGCGCATCCAAAGAGACAATCAGAACATCCAGAACTTTGGAATTTGTTGCCTTGACATTGAGTCTTGCACGTTGTTCGTTTACATAGTTCCAACCCCGTCTCTGCACTCACGCCAATCACTAACAGAGCCATAACCATCATTATTTTCATGAGACTTACCATTTCTCTTCAATATTTAAGGCCTTTTGTGAACTTTTTGATCCAACACAAATTTGtctcagaaagaaagagattataATACAAGATTTGTTTGCTTGACCGATGTTTCTAGTGCGTCATGAGTAGGTGAAACGACccaacccttcttttttttaattaaaaacaatatatataattaagcatcccatactacttaattaaccaacccaaaccacaacttaacattaaaccagcaataacattaagcacagcggaaacataccaataatgcaaaaccaacaacatcatcaatacaataacattcctaacctttctatccggcaacctaacataacactaaccaaggttccaacaacataaccaacaaatccaataacacacaaacgagaccctagatcatcctcctcctcattgccatgattccacgtcacaaacctgcacaccacaaacaacaattgagatgcgtaagtattatcacaaatacttagtgaggcaNNNNNNNNNNNNNNNNNNNNNNNNNNNNNNNNNNNNNNNNNNNNNNNNNNNNNNNNNNNNNNNNNNNNNNNNNNNNNNNNNNNNNNNNNNNNNNNNNNNNNNNNNNNNNNNNNNNNNNNNNNNNNNNNNNNNNNNNNNNNNNNNNNNNNNNNNNNNNNNNNNNNNNNNNNNNNNNNNNNNNNNNNNNNNNNNNNNNNNNNNNNNNNNNNNNNNNNNNNNNNNNNNNNNNNNNNNNNNNNNNNNNNNNNNNNNNNNNNNNNNNNNNNNNNNNNNNNNNNNNNNNNNNNNNNNNNNNNNNNNNNNNNNNNNNNNNNNNNNNNNNNNNNNNNNNNNNNNNNNNNNNNNNNNNNNNNNNNNNNNNNNNNNNNNNNNNNNNNNNNNNNNNNNNNNNNNNNNNNNNNNNNNNNNNNNNNNNNNNNNNNNNNNNNNNNNNNNNNNNNNNNNNNNNNNNNNNNNNNNNNNNNNNNNNNNNNNNNNNNNNNNNNNNNNNNNNNNNNNNNNNNNNNNNNNNNNNNNNNNNNNNNNNNNNNNNNNNNNNNNNNNNNNNNNNNNNNNNNNNNNNNNNNNNNNNNNNNNNNNNNNNNNNNNNNNNNNNNNNNNNNNNNNNNNNNNNNNNNNNNNNNNNNNNNNNNNNNNNNNNNNNNNNNNNNNNNNNNNNNNNNNNNNNNNNNNNNNNNNNNNNNNNNNNNNNNNNNNNNNNNNNNNNNNNNNNNNNNNNNNNNNNNNNNNNNNNNNNNNNNNNNNNNNNNNNNNNNNNNNNNNNNNNNNNNNNNNNNNNNNNNNNNNNNNNNNNNNNNNNNNNNNNNNNNNNNNNNNNNNNNNNNNNNNNNNNNNNNNNNNNNNNNNNNNNNNNNNNNNNNNNNNNNNNNNNNNNNNNNNNNNNNNNNNNNNNNNNNNNNNNNNNNNNNNNNNNNNNNNNNNNNNNNNNNNNNNNNNNNNNNNNNNNNNNNNNNNNNNNNNNNNNNNNNNNNNNNNNNNNNNNNNNNNNNNNNNNNNNNNNNNNNNNNNNNNNNNNNNNNNNNNNNNNNNNNNNNNNNNNNNNNNNNNNNNNNNNNNNNNNNNNNNNNNNNNNNNNNNNNNNNNNNNNNNNNNNNNNNNNNNNNNNNNNNNNNNNNNNNNNNNNNNNNNNNNNNNNNNNNNNNNNNNNNNNNNNNNNNNNNNNNNNNNNNNNNNNNNNNNNNNNNNNNNNNNNNNNNNNNNNNNNNNNNNNNNNNNNNNNNNNNNNNNNNNNNNNNNNNNNNNNNNNNNNNNNNNNNNNNNNNNNNNNNNNNNNNNNNNNNNNNNNNNNNNNNNNNNNNNNNNNNNNNNNNNNNNNNNNNNNNNNNNNNNNNNNNNNNNNNNNNNNNNNNNNNNNNNNNNNNNNNNNNNNNNNNNNNNNNNNNNNNNNNNNNNNNNNNNNNNNNNNNNNNNNNNNNNNNNNNNNNNNNNNNNNNNNNNNNNNNNNNNNNNNNNNNNNNNNNNNNNNNNNNNNNNNNNNNNNNNNNNNNNNNNNNNNNNNNNNNNNNNNNNNNNNNNNNNNNNNNNNNNNNNNNNNNNNNNNNNNNNNNNNNNNNNNNNNNNNNNNNNNNNNNNNNNNNNNNNNNNNNNNNNNNNNNNNNNNNNNNNNNNNNNNNNNNNNNNNNNNNNNNNNNNNNNNNNNNNNNNNNNNNNNNNNNNNNNNNNNNNNNNNNNNNNNNNNNNNNNNNNNNNNNNNNNNNNNNNNNNNNNNNNNNNNNNNNNNNNNNNNNNNNNNNNNNNNNNNNNNNNNNNNNNNNNNNNNNNNNNNNNNNNNNNNNNNNNNNNNNNNNNNNNNNNNNNNNNNNNNNNNNNNNNNNNNNNNNNNNNNNNNNNNNNNNNNNNNNNNNNNNNNNNNNNNNNNNNNNNNNNNNNNNNNNNNNNNNNNNNNNNNNNacactatttgctcacaactcagtgcttcccccgtccgtggtcgcaaccaacgaatcatgccggctcgctatcaggccaaccgccttaagctacggcatccaggaagtcactcacacacacactccgcccgctctcaggtcgcaaccttcgagtcataccggctcactgccaggctaCAGCCAACAGCTACGATATCCAGGGAGactcacacgcccactccccccgctctcgggttgCAACcttcgagacataccggctcactgccgagccacggctcacagctacaGTATCAAGGGAGTCTcaaatatcccgctcttgggtcgtcaccctaaagcgcgctctcggatcgtcatccgaagcagacataccactcccactctctggccacaaagtccatcgagctatcggtatcacatgagttgggcccacacaatcttgagcaaacaagtctgatgtcaacgagtatctcccgacactttccatttctagaaacttctacttttagaaactttcctcttttagcaTTGCGCCTTCACGAAAACTCATAACCCAAACACCACCATGACCACCACCCGGTCACCCTGGAACACCCTACCCTCAAGGTATTTCCAtacacttttcaaaaatagaaaagctCAGACTCCTATAACACTTTCCATTTATAATGacattctatttatggaaactttccatttgtagcaaccttctatttatggaaactttccatttatagaattcCCGAGCTATTTCCTTTCCACTGNNNNNNNNNNNNNNNNNNNNNNNNNNNNNNNNNNNNNNNNNNNNNNNNNNNNNNNNNNNNNNNNNNNNNNNNNNNNNNNNNNNNNNNNNNNNNNNNNNNNNNNNNNNNNNNNNNNNNNNNNNNNNNNNNNNNNNNNNNNNNNNNNNNNNNNNNNNNNNNNNNNNNNNNNNNNNNNNNNNNNNNNNNNNNNNNNNNNNNNNNNNNNNNNNNNNNNNNNNNNNNNNNNNNNNNNNNNNNNNNNNNNNNNNNNNNNNNNNNNNNNNNNNNNNNNNNNNNNNNNNNNNNNNNNNNNNNNNNNNNNNNNNNNNNNNNNNNNNNNNNNNNNNNNNNNNNNNNNNNNNNNNNNNNNNNNNNNNNNNNNNNNNNNNNNNNNNNNNNNNNNNNNNNNNNNNNNNNNNNNNNNNNNNNNNNNNNNNNNNNNNNNNNNNNNNNNNNNNNNNNNNNNNNNNNNNNNNNNNNNNNNNNNNNNNNNNNNNNNNNNNNNNNNNNNNNNNNNNNNNNNNNNNNNNNNNNNNNNNNNNNNNNNNNNNNNNNNNNNNNNNNNNNNNNNNNNNNNNNNNNNNNNNNNNNNNNNNNNNNNNNNNNNNNNNNNNNNNNNNNNNNNNNNNNNNNNNNNNNNNNNNNNNNNNNNNNNNNNNNNNNNNNNNNNNNNNNNNNNNNNNNNNNNNNNNNNNNNNNNNNNNNNNNNNNNNNNNNNNNNNNNNNNNNNNNNNNNNNNNNNNNNNNNNNNNNNNNNNNNNNNNNNNNNNNNNNNNNNNNNNNNNNNNNNNNNNNNNNNNNNNNNNNNNNNNNNNNNNNNNNNNNNNNNNNNNNNNNNNNNNNNNNNNNNNNNNNNNNNNNNNNNNNNNNNNNNNNNNNNNNNNNNNNNNNNNNNNN
This genomic stretch from Camelina sativa cultivar DH55 unplaced genomic scaffold, Cs unpScaffold00817, whole genome shotgun sequence harbors:
- the LOC104773954 gene encoding uncharacterized protein LOC104773954, coding for MVSLMKIMMVMALLVIGVSAETGLELCKRTTCKTQCQGNKFQSSGCSDCLFGCAWPGSTSKIDQRALCLKNCDVGCGPSNDCYQRCIKRCPSLLI